Sequence from the Primulina huaijiensis isolate GDHJ02 chromosome 16, ASM1229523v2, whole genome shotgun sequence genome:
taagaaacagaaagcataaTATAATCTATAAAGTCTCTCGAAGGGAAATGgaaatcccaatggaacttactggaaatagaatTGAGATGtaattaattccttctgaagaaattaaggaggaattacaaaaactcaagatagaagtaaCAAGGAcaatgtcctggattcatattggagcaatccaaattatgataaagctaatttcaaagaaggtatagattcacccattgatattgctatatgcgacaaaggaatggggaaccttcaagatttaGTACTGGGGACTATCTCAGGAAACCTCTGTGCAGGAAAAattgtaggagttatctatccaaggatagcctacaaTCTAGCATATCGAGATTTCagccgagccttgacattacatcaaaatttcaaggagaaaaggctgatgaaggaaggtaatataccatattctattacctatcaaatctcatatgctctatctaatacacatcattcagagttgtttattagaaatgagtttattgagatatTAGAGATATTCGGAAAAGTTGCTCGGGAaatttatccagaacgagttgagtttccggtaatacaggaaacagatatccaaatacaagacaaaccgattctacataggaatcaaagtcttagattagaatcaagaagactatcttttcaaggagatataattacaagctacagatggggaaaagcccatgtccaagaaacccaacaggagctaaaaagtttttcaataATAGGAAAGCTTATATgtccagaagggtggaaggaaatcgaaatagtatttgatattacgaaacaaaggaatcaatttcgttgtaataccatatactatttagaacaacctatgatagaaacttaccaaggaatgatccaggttggagaattggaagttaaTATCACAGGAGTTCCGggaaaagaaccagatcaactgattcttggactagaatttctcgaggaacataaaccttggaaacgtctagagtatggaatggaatTTATGGCTgaagataagatgtggaaaatccaatgaccacaagtacattctcgatatacattccagtaggaatgttatatgaacaatataaggcagaatactttgctgcttatattgattcaggtgctggaatCTGTACAGCAAAACGAAGAGTTTTTCCAAATAGTTTGGAAGAAAAATTACCCAAGATTGCtagaagagatttttccagaagaatcttaatcttatgtaaagggattgagatgactgaaataatgattgACGGTGttgggcaaacaccttggtacaaggtaaagacaccaccaatttattttcatgatacaggagttGATATTTTgctaggaaacaatttcctacaaatgttcaagtcctatactcaagaaaatgaggctagaagattagtgtttacaactccttgtatAGTTCAGAGACTACGAGAGGTATTTTATAGAAAATTgtcaatccagtttcgcagcaagcgtggtgattcatgacaacttctgaacccaaaaatgaaagattccagACGGTTCTttggaagatgtcaagaaaagaatcaaagaaaattacaatgaagatcccttggcatggtgggacagaaataAACTCAAAgtttgccttaaaattaaggaaggcaaagagtatgaatttgtccgttgcaagtctatcccaatgaatattattgatcaaatggatatgcagattataatcaaggaacatttagaccttggtttaatcaaagcagaAATGTTACCATATAgtagtccaggttttctggtaagaaatcatggtgagataaaacgaggaaaacccTCTTTTATGCTACAGTGTTTGCATGATAGGTTTGTGAAGTTTTCATCGAAACCGATGTTGGATTGTTACTTTGAGCATCTTGTTTTGGTAAACAACCAAATGTGTAGATTGAATTTGATTATGAAGGACATGAGAAGTTAGAAAAGGGAAAATTTGATAGCAAGTTCACACTCTGCTACAAATTCTTACTCTTGTGTGCCAATCCCTTGCAGCAGAGACATGCCAGTGGTTCAGGGGCAAGATTCCAAAGGCTGCTTTACCCTTTACATCACTTCCATGTGTCTGAGTTGGTTCATATTCATTTCGTTGTTCATGAttcaattcaaattttcaaaacttgAATAGATGGATGACAGTTGTTTAGTTGTGACATTTGAGGAGTTGTTTTCTATTGCTTTTCTTGTTTGATGCGCCTTCGTGCATTAGAGGCTGGAGACATGCTTAAGCACATCTTCTGAGCCAATGGCTCTGCGGCTGAAACATGTCACACATCTAAATTGAAGGTTTCTTTCTGTCTTCAAACCTCTCTGTTCAACAAGTTTTACTTCTCAACTTAGCTTAGGATAGGGTGAACTCGTCTATTGAGATGTCAATAAACGAGTGCACTTGGCCTGGAAGATTTGGCcaatttggattttaaaatcttaatcaTAATGGACTCAATATGTTCGAATGATTTATAAATCCAAGAATTCGAAATTATTTAGCATTTATGTATAGGTGTTTGCAATCCAAAGGCAATTGTGCAACTTGGACACATTCCTGGCCTTTGCGGCTTTGCCCTGCAAGCCACCAGTAAAAGGAATATgaatttcttttattattattgtcagCACAAAAATGACACGCCTATTAACCTGGACTCATGCCATTGAAAACAATTTGTACTGATGATTGGTTCACTGGTTGATTCAAATGGGACAGAAAAACTTGGGTCCAATACGATTTCCAAAATGAATATAAaacttgtaaaaataaaaacagcTGAACTTTTCGTCCTTTCAACAAAGAGAATAAGTTCCACATAAAAGTTAATACTGAAAGACTGCCTAAGATATTCAAGCTAAGATATTCAAGAACACCAATCCCAGCAACTTATGTTGAAGCGACTTTTCTGAGAGTATGAGAAATTGCCCATTTGAGTCACTTGTTCACACACATCAAAGGGATCTTATGAATATAGAACAAGTCCTGAATCGAGCCCATGTTGCGGTTTTACTCCCTACACGTCCGATGGCTTTTTACACCTTCAATGCAAGTTTCTGAGCAGCAAGCGCTTCTGCTTCAAGTGTTGGCTCCCACAAGATTGTAGATTCGGCGAGTAATGCAGTCACAACGTATGGATCCATGTTAGATGCTGGGCGTCTATCTTCCAAATAACCTTTACCAAAGAAAAACTAGTTTATCAAGAAGAGTACAGATGAAATATAGAACGCTCCTTTACATTGTCCAAGAGTAAAATAAAGAACTCAAACCTTTGCCATTCTTCTCAGTGTCACGTCCCACACGAATCGAACAGCCACGGTTAGCGACTCCCTGCAAAAAATATTGAATCGATAAAAGTATGCATTCAAGAAAGTTTTTTTTGCCTATTTTTCCATTTGCTTGTACTGGTGTCCAAAAATGTATGTGGAAGTTGTCCAAAAATGTATGTGGAAATTCCAATCATACCCATGAAAATGTGTTGATACTGGCAGTTTCATGCTTTCCTGTCAATCTTCTCTCATTTCCTTCTCCATAAGCACTGATATGCTCTTTATGGCGTAGCGAAAGGTTCAAAATCGCCTTCTTGATCACATCGAACCCCCCTTCTTCTCTCATACTTTTGGTGCTGAAagaaatcaataattaatagtGAGTTTTCTTGGTACGAGCAACGGAGCAGACCATGCATTGAAACAAAACTTGTTTTTATCGAAGTAGAGTTGCTTAAGCAATAAAGATCTAATAAAGCAAGCTTTCGAGGTTGCTTCGGGGCAAAGACTACAAGTGAATAGGAAGCGACAGTTGAATCAAGAAAATTTATGATTACCTGTAGTTTGTGTGGCATCCTGCACCATTCCAGTCACCCTGAATGTCTCATCATATGCTAATAAATTAGCTTTTCTTGTTTTGGGaccaaaggaaaaaaaaaaaacaaacatacaGAACAAACTTAATTCGTACCTCAATTGGCTTTGGATCCAGCGAGAGAACAACTCCAGCTTGTTCTGTAATTCTCTGCCAAGATGGTGAATATAAAGACATCAATCAAGAAACCAAGTGTCATTTCAATCAAGGGGTGGAGATAGGAATATTGATGGTCAAGGGAGCTCAAATTGTTTTAAAAGTCACGCCgaacttttcaaatttaaggatcattaaAAAATGGCTTACCTCAAGGAGGTACCTTGCACACCAGATGTGATCCCCTGCTTCAATCCCTATACTTGGACCGACTTGAAATTCCCACTGCATGAAGCATCCATTTTAAGAAAGCCTTAACTAGAGGACCAGATATATAAGCAAGTTCACTAAAGAAATTAGGAGTTGAGGAAAGAGACCTGCCCAGGCATAACCTCTCCGTTGGTACCACTAATATTAATTCCAGCATATAAACAAGCCTTATAATGAGCGTCGGATATGTCTCTTCCAAATGATTTGTCTGCCCCTGCTCCACAGTAGTAAGGGCCCTGTACATTCAGCAAATGCAAGACCATCAGTTGATTGTTTACTGATAGCGCCAGTAATTTGTCCCATGTAAAACCGATGTTACCTGAGGACCAGGGTACCCTCCAGTAGGCCAACCTAACGGCCATTTTACATTGTTCTGTAGTAAAGTGTACTCTTGTTCAATGCCATACCTAATACAAGTTGGTTCCCCAAGAGCAAAACAGTGTTACAAAACTCTATTCTTAACACAAACTTTGTGGAATGTCGTCGAGTTTCTTTATTCCTCAACACCCACCCCATGGTGTTCAAAACATACATTGTTGACAAAATTTCCAGACAATCAGCAGAAGAAATTACCATGGAACTTCAGCAACAACCTTAGGGTCGCTGAAAACCTGAGCTGCTTTGTGGCGCTTGTTTGTCGGAAGGGGCACACCTGCTGGGGTATATGTGTCACATATAACCTGTTTTGGATCATGCGCATATACGAAAAACGAGTCTTATATTCATGTGACATAATACTTCAAACAAAATCAGGCAGCTGAGTAACGAACTTAAGCAACTATCATCAAATTCATTGACTCACCAAAATGTTGTTGCCACCACGGAATGGATCCTTGAAGATCGCTTGAGGGCTGCGTAAAAGATTGCCACAGATAAACTTAAAGGGTGAAATTGAAAGGAAAACATTATCCAATACTTTGAGCAGACAATCTTACTATAAGATGACTTCACTATCTTCTCCAGGAGCCTGCCCTGTACTTGATCCATCATAGTTCCACTTTGGAAGCTCGGAAGGGTGCTCGATCGGCTTCGATATAGTCTGAATACATTACACAACAGATAAAGGTTGAAACAAATGCATTCTTGTCACACTGCATAAAGAGAACTCAATAGATTAACCAGTTTCTTGTACCCTTGATTTGCTACGAACATCGATTCCTGATCCTCCAATCCTAAGGCAATGGCAGTAAAATAAGTATCAGTGACAGAAAACAAGGAATCTGAAGCTTAACTTAGAACATGAAACCATACCATATATATTCAGCAATGATTTTATCAGTGTATGGAGCCAAGTCCAAGTTCAGCAACTGTTCCACACGGTTGATTGTCCCATTCTCCCTAGGCAAGGCAGCAAAAACTCGGAATTTGGATGAGCTTTTAACCATCCCTTTCTCGTTTTGCTTCAAAACAAGTGAGGAGCCCAACATCTTTGTACTCAATGGACTTGCATCCATTGTGTTCTTCGCAATTCTCATTCGCCATTGAGCAGAAGGAGCCAAGATTTGCGCCATTTTTCACTTTCCTGATAAATGCATTACTAAATACATGAGATTTTATTATATCATCCAATGGAAATAGATTCAGAAGATTTGCATTGTAAAACTAGAATTGATGGAGAACAAAAAATAGACCAAGAAAACATGGCATATCACGCGTCAATACCATTTGTGAAAGATGAAAACTAAAGTCAAAAGCAGTAAAACAACAATAATTACTCTAAAAATAACGACTTTCATCCCTTTCTCTAACTTTACAGATCTCAGACGTGGAAATGGCCCAAAATCAAGATCCTGGTCCCATCCCAAAAAAAGGCAATATCCCACCAAAGCTTTCCATGAAACATGGCTAAACACAAGTACAGTACTAACCTTGGAACTGCAAGAAAATGGGTTGAAGAACAACTGCATAAACTGGACTGAAATCCCAACAAATAGAGAGAGAATGCAAATGTttgtataatattattatacttATTGAAAGGCAACAGGATTGGCCTTTTGGCGACAGATAGAGGCGTGTGTTGAGTGGAGGAAAATAGTCTCTTTGGTCACTCTTAAGCTCATCTACAAAGTTGCCACTTACTACCCTTTACAAGCATCGTTtcagataaaattattttgaggattttgaataattttaaatgaaaatccTCGAAATATTTTTATCCCCACAAATccgttttatatattattttacttattatatatttctttttattttttatctcaCAAATCTgtgttttatattaaatttagccaaaaacttgtgtgagacggtctcacgggtcgtattttgtgagacagatctcttatctgggtcatccatgaaaaaatattactttttatactaagagtattattttttattttgaatatcggtagggttaacccgtctcacagataaagattcgtgagaccgttgcATAATAGACTtattcttaaatttatcatacatGTTATATTTAAAACTAGATTAAGCTAATGGCAAATTGCCCATAAATTCCTATTGGAGTTCTGAACTTTACGGTCAGTACCCAAtagttaatatatttatattcaatgCCTGACaaattgtatttgtattttttaactCCCCAATGAAGGAAAAAAGACCGAATTACcctcatattttattaaaactcatTACTACCCTCCTATTTATACTATTTTGCTGATACTATGAGTTTATTATTGTATTATATCTTCTCTCCCTTCTTCTACGGAGGTGCTTCGACCGAGTGATAAAGAGAGAAAGCTTCAACTGAAACGCAGCAAATGGGGGAAAAAAAGGCGACAAACAAATCTGTAGAAGCTAGCACCTCGAATAAATGTCGAAGAACTAGAAATAAGAAGAAATCCAAGCAAGGTACGAACGAGAAATCCAAGCAAGGTACGAACGAGAACCAAATTTCCCTCAATGTCTAGGGTTTGTTAATTGTGGATACTTTTTTGTGGTTTTGAAACTGTTATTGTTTGTTTTAGGTTATTAACAACCTTTTTCCCCCAATTTATAGGCTTTGTTCTtgatattgttattcattcgatttttttagttatactgttaatattttaagaaattttgattaaattcaaaaattagtaGATGTGCTTGATTTCGAAGCTGCTGTTCCAAACTCCTTGTGTTATGCACAATTCAATTTTTatgtgattatttatttttccgtCTACTGTTGTGGCCAgtgcaattaaattttttgcgtCTAATACCATGGCTAGATTTGTTGATCAAATAGACAtgtctaaatgctattttttattttgtgtatATGCAATTATGTTCTGTTTCTTATTCTTTTTTGTAATTGTGTTTCTAATAGTTATTGTATaattgttttatgttttttaatgtAGAAACTACTGCAGAAGACAAACTAATTCATGATTATCACGAGAATAAGAGTGGTAAAGAATATTTTTCACGATGTTCCCCTCCTTATTTTAAAACTGTGATGGGAGAATTGAAGCCAATTCTAGGTGAGCAGCATATGAGTCGGATAAATGATACTCCTTT
This genomic interval carries:
- the LOC140961492 gene encoding glutamine synthetase leaf isozyme, chloroplastic-like, coding for MAQILAPSAQWRMRIAKNTMDASPLSTKMLGSSLVLKQNEKGMVKSSSKFRVFAALPRENGTINRVEQLLNLDLAPYTDKIIAEYIWIGGSGIDVRSKSRTISKPIEHPSELPKWNYDGSSTGQAPGEDSEVILYPQAIFKDPFRGGNNILVICDTYTPAGVPLPTNKRHKAAQVFSDPKVVAEVPWYGIEQEYTLLQNNVKWPLGWPTGGYPGPQGPYYCGAGADKSFGRDISDAHYKACLYAGINISGTNGEVMPGQWEFQVGPSIGIEAGDHIWCARYLLERITEQAGVVLSLDPKPIEGDWNGAGCHTNYSTKSMREEGGFDVIKKAILNLSLRHKEHISAYGEGNERRLTGKHETASINTFSWGVANRGCSIRVGRDTEKNGKGYLEDRRPASNMDPYVVTALLAESTILWEPTLEAEALAAQKLALKV